In Lactuca sativa cultivar Salinas chromosome 5, Lsat_Salinas_v11, whole genome shotgun sequence, the DNA window ATCAAAAGAAGGGTATAAGTGTCAATAGACTCTTATTTTAAGTGGATTAATCAAATTCTTCTGTGGAAGAATCAGCACCCTTTCAAATGTATCAATAATCCCTTACAAATATTAAGATTCAAAAAAAATGTTGTAGATATCATACATACTTTTACtaacaattaaataattttattagatatgtttgatgtcaCATTTAACCTTGGTTTGAAGTGTTTAAGAATAGGTCGAAAATATCAAACAAAATACCAAACTTTAGTCAGAAAACTTAAGATGATTATGACTATATTTATCCTTCATAATTATATTCTAATATTCAAAGGAATTAGTCGATAATATGATTTTGAATATTGCCCAACAACACAATGATTACATATATACAAAGGAACTAGACAAAAATCATATCTAGATTTAGTTAATAATAGTCACCatgaaatttgaaaagtttgTGATAATATTCCATAACATGATTTATAATACTAAATCATTCTTTAACATctcttttatgtcattttacatTTATCAGCTAATTTTTACCAAACAATATTAGCAATATTCTGATTATCTTTGATTATAAGAACATATTCTTTTAAACAAAAACTGTTGAAAGTATATTTCTAAGTAATGTATATAAATAACAAGTTATTTAGTCCATTTCATTGTTGTTGCAACTTTGTTTTGCTATTATCCAATAATTCCCAATCTAACATAAAGGGAATCATTTCCACACAAAAAACAGCTAATTTATtcgtaataaaaaaaaaaaaaaaaaaactataatttaaCTCACCAATGTTTTTAAAACTTGTAAACCATTCCTTCTGTGTATCCAAGTTCTTTGAGTACTCCACTCACCTCACCTTGTGACCAATCTTTGGCTTTGCCACCAGATACATGTTCCATCATTCCAGGTGGCCCACACACCTAAGTATAACAACGGAATGGAATCAGTCaaaggaattggaattggaattggaatcaGTTAAAAAGAGAAAGATGTTTGTTACAAGTATAAGTGTGTCATCACTTGGAGAAGGTAAGCCTTTTGAGGCCATGTCTTTTGATATGTAACCTGTGCCTCCAACCCAATACTTTGATGGATTATCAACAGTATAAAATACCTacattttcaaaaacattttattttatatctcaaaataataataaatcataaattgTGTTATATTAATTTACCTTCAAATTAGGGTGGCTGGAAGCAAGCATGTCAAGTTTCTTTTTTAGCAGAATGTCATCTGGTGATACATTCGCATAAATCAACGAAACctgaaaattgttttttttttaatacatttatcaAATATACacgataaaaaataaataaataaaaaccttACTTTGGTGTTATCATCAGGATTCTTAAGAATGGCTTCAATAACCTGAAGCATTGGAGTGATTCCTGATCCACCTGCAATCTGTAAGAAATACGAATtagagaaaaataaaataaataaataaaaaaagaatatTGTTTCTTTAACTTTCCTTAACTCACCATGCCAATGTGTTTCTTCATATTGGGAGTGTATCTGATCTTCTCAATGGGACTGAAAGAGATACATTTTGTTAGTCATaagtacatacaaaattcacCGAGGGTATAATAGTAATTTAACCGACTAATGCTTGATTACCCACCCTTTGACTTCAACCACATCACCCGGATTTAGTTTTGAAAAGTACTGGCTCATTTTCCCTTCAGGATAaatctgaagaaaaaaaaaattgtaaaataataaataagtatcaaaatattttagttttttcaagaatcaaaaatttaGTTTTTCATACCTTAATCATCAAATCAAAGTAACCTTTAGAATCAGGATCTGATATGGGGGTGTATCTGGAAATAAACATTCATGAAAATTGATAACTAAGCATGCATAAAAAGTAAAAACTATCTCTAAATACAACATATTAACTTACGGGCGAACAACATATTTTGTTTTTCCTTCAGCATCTTCTCCTAATGGAGccctattaaaaaaaaaaaaaagattatatgAATGAGGTGGCATATAGCTAAAATTAAAAATTTGATTCCATAAGGGTAGTCATAAACTTGCCTTGTAATAAGGCATGATGCAACATCGAGTCCCAAATGGAGATTTGGATCAAAAGAAAACCTGAAATTAATGTGGATAAAAAGTTTACTCCACAAATCTACTTCCAAGAATATAttgataaaagaaaataaagaattggGATTATGAAGAATTGAAGATAACCTGTATAGCTGTGTATTGTGGCTGACTTTAGCTTTCTCTTGCAGTTTAAACTTTATCCATTTGTCAGGATGAAGAGCTGAAATACACAAAACCATCATTATTACTTTCAAGGTGTATTGGAAAGAAACTTATCTGTGTTGACCCAAAGTAAACATTTCTTGATTAATTTCATGGTTTGAATATCATGAATTGTTTCAGAAAGGAAATATCATGACAAGGTGAGAGAAAAGCTGAAACAAGAAACCTACCAGTTTTAGGACCTGTTTCTTCATTGATTTGATCTAGATGGGCCTgttaatggaaaaaaaaaaaacatataattcaTCAGTGATCGTTATATTGGATGACCCAAgcaaacaatcaaataatcaactcCTAACTAGCAAACACACAACCCCGATTAACAGAATCCTGTTATCTCAAATCAAACAAAATGCTGAAAATCACAATTTCAGATTCTAATGATTCAGCTTATCAAATGCACAAATCAGAAGTACTTATCATTCAGTTTCCTATTGTATTTAAATCAGAAGTACAAGACAGATGAAGAAAACTACCAAATTGAAGATCTAAgcaaacaatcaaataatcagtAGTCACGAACTAGTAGGAACAAAAACCTAATAAACAAAAAATCTTAACGTCTCAACTCACATAAAATGCTGAAAACCAAATTTTCAGATACTAACGCTGCAGCTTGCCGAATGTACATATCACATTCTCCACACAACGACATAGACAGATATAAAACGTTTTGTGTTGTATTTAAACTGGAAGTACAAAAAGATGGAGAAAACTACCAAATTTGGCTCAGAAAAGTAGTAGAAATACGAGATTCCACCAGAGACGGCAGCGATTGCTCCAACTGGAAATCGGAAATGCGTTGAATTTGATTGCGATTGCCCTCGGAAAGCATGTGAAAATGCGATCGGCGTTGCTTTGCTTAATCTCCTGAAGAATGTCGACATCTTGAATCGAAGAGAGGACTGAGATTTTGAGGGTTTTGGTTAACGTTGCACTCCGACTTTCAGGGTATTGGGAAGAATGTTAGAATGATCCTCTGCAATGCGGTACACTGTAAGTTTCATAGATCCACTATACCATCCTCCATTGTATGGAATATATcctaaagacaaaattgcaagtttggtccctgtggtatgtcaaaaattgGATGTATAGTCCAAAAAGTTTTGGGGTTGCACTGGTGGTCAAAAAGGTTTGATTTGTTGTGAAATTGGTCCAAAGGCTTAACAGACGTTTGTGCTGTCTGTTTGTGTGAGGGTATTTCTGTCCAAAAAGATTGATCTTGTAAAGTATTTGTCAAATAAGGGTAACTTTTGAATAAATTAAATTCAAGTTTGAttccactttgacttttgactggtCAAAATAGGAACCCGATTAGAAGGGGTCAAGGGATTTTTTTTTGTTCGTCGTTTGATTGATTGTCAAGGGGAATGCAAAGGAAACGAATACAGAACACGAAGGGAAGAAGGCATAATCGATTTGGAGGAAGAGGATATTGGAACGGGAATGAACCGAAGATAGTCAAGAAGAAGGCAATCGATGCTTGTAGAATTCGTCTTGTGAATCGATTTTATTTGGTTTGTACAAACATAAAATCGATTATGATAAAGTTGCCGGTAATTGATTCAATTGTAAAGTCAAAATGAAAGTCAACATTTGTGTTCGTTGAAATTTTGAGTTTGATTAAAGAACCAAAATTGTTTTAAGTCGATTTCGAGTTTGATTGGCTTGAATCGACACTATCTTAATTTGAGTTTGATGTTCGATTTTGATGTGTATTCTCGGTCTCTAATGCTCAATGTTTAATGGATGAATAACTTCATACGAGTTTTTCATATGATTTAGAAATTTGATTTTGAAGGCTAATAATCAGTTGAATTCGAAAGTTGAGTATCGACGGATGCTTGGGTATGTTAATAGAGAAGGCTGATGTTTGAAGTTTGATGACGATTTTGGAATCAATCGATGGTTTGTTTACTGATTATATCAATATCGACGTGTTAATTTTGGTCGATGTTGGTATGTTGATCGATTTGGCTGGGATTAGATGTTGGAATCAATAATTGTGATTTTGATGTCGTTGGTGGATGATTGAAAACGAAATAGGTTTATTGGAGTATCGATGATCGATAGTTGGGTACGACATGAGACTAACGAATCGATGGTTAGTTAGATTGAAGAACTGTTAACGAAGACTTTGATAAAATGGCTAATAGATTGAGAACGAAGTGTGAATGGCTTTACAGTCAATAGTTGAAATCGATTGTAATTAATGTCGATTTTGGGAAGGATGTGTTAGGTTGATCATATTTCAAAGATTGGGTGGAATTATTGAAATTGAAGGCTGAGTTTTAGGGCTTAATAGATAAAGAAGGTTTGGGAAGTCGATTGAGAATTGAAGGTTTGAAGCAAAGTTGAAATCCATGTATAGAAAGCGAAGTCTGTGTAGTTGAAGTCGACTGTGTTGGGATTTGATTTCAATGTTTCGAAGGGAAGAATGATGATTTTGGCAGTCGATTAAGAGTGAAGGAATCGTTGGTGTCAAAAGGCGAAGGTTTGGTTATTTGATTTCGGAGGTTTTGATAACGAATGTTTTAATAACAAAGAGTTTGAAGTAGATGTGTGAattgacaaaaataccctcacACGAACGGAGGGCACAAACGGATGTTAAGCTTTTGGACCAATTCCATAACAAATCAAACCTTTTGGACCACTGGTGCAAccccaaaactttttggaccaaacatccaatttttgacataccacagggaccaaacttgcaattttgtctatcctaaaactcaaaaaaaaaaaaaaaaaaaaaaaaaaaaaaaaaaaaaaaaactataagttCGGTATGAGAAAAAAACAACAATAATGTTTTATGTCATTTAATGAGTTTTTGACACTATCGCCTCGTTCCCAAGTTTATCaaaattaatcatttttttatttccttccaaatcctcccaaatcggaaggaaagatAAGAGGGAAAGTGATACTTCCATTTCTCTCCACTTCCTTCCTTTAATGAAATTCGGGAAcaccaattttttttcattttcttctcatttccacccatttcctttcctttctctcgtTAAGTTCAACTCGGGAACGGGGTGTATAGCACAACAAAATTTGACGAATTTACACATTTAGTCACTCATTAATTTTTTATGCATAATAGATCCTTAAAGTATCAATTGACCTGTTAAATAAGGAAACATCCAAGATAATTCTGGTTTCACCGGTCACACTTAGTCCATGTGGCTTTTTACtattttttacaaaataaaaaatccaaacttTACCTACCACTTTTTTttccattctctctctctctctctctctctctcaacgtaGAAACCTCAAGCATATCTCTTTTTCCCTCAACTGTATTCTACCACCGTTCCATGGCAAAAGTCGCGCCATCGTTACTCACCGCCTCCCATCGACGTGAAACCTCTTTACTATAAAAGCCATAAAAGAAGATGGGAAGACTGTATATGCATTCTTAACTTAGCCGCCTTCTCCGAATCCATCTGACTTCTTGTTAATTAAACCATCATTCATAACTACTCCTACACCCAattatcgttttttttttttaaatttaatttaccTAGACCATCTTGTTGTTGAGCAAATTGAGAAAAACATTATCTAATAAGACGGACCTGTACTCATCTCTGCCTTCGGATACTAGTGGGTCTATTGTCTCTTTTATCTGACCAAGAAGACACTGTTGGGTAGAGCTTAAAATCTGTAAATGCAAAAAAAATCGATACAAACCAAAATACAATTAGAAATCACACGTAAACTCCTGATCCTACTCTACCCGCAGATACACAAGCAAATACACAGAGCAACCCATGATTAACAGTGCTTTGTAATTGTGGCTTCCAAAACCTTCGCTCTATCCGGTCGATTCACTTCTAAACTCTCCCCAACCCTAAAATAGGCATCCACATCTCACCCCACTGTCTCCTTACTCGCTGTTGATACATCTGATCTACCCTCTCTTTATCTGATGGCTTCCAAGCTGAGCTCGTCGTCGATTGCGTTGGCTTTTGTCACCTTTACAGTGAGCTCATAAACGCTGCATGTATTGAATCAGAGTGCGATTACTTTGAGTTTTCAGGTGAGCCGGAGTTCTTGGAGAAGATGAAAGTTGTTTAACATGAGAAGGCGGTGGGGAAAGGTAGTTTAGTGATCTAGACTTGTGGTTTGATTCGATTCAGGCATAACCATAGTTGATGTTCAATTCCAGGCAGTAGGCGAAGGCGGTGGTTCCCATTTAGGTGAAGCCTAACTCTTGAATTGGAAGAACAAAAGCTAAAGGGTATTGAATGCAAAAGGACTTAGTCAATGTTTGTTGTTTGACTAATACCAAATTTACGTGGACTTAAAAGATATAAAGAAATTTAATTTATAGTGCCACATCATAAAATTAACCGGTTCTACCTGTATCAGGTTAAATAA includes these proteins:
- the LOC111887209 gene encoding NADH-cytochrome b5 reductase-like protein, producing the protein MSTFFRRLSKATPIAFSHAFRGQSQSNSTHFRFPVGAIAAVSGGISYFYYFSEPNLAHLDQINEETGPKTALHPDKWIKFKLQEKAKVSHNTQLYRFSFDPNLHLGLDVASCLITRAPLGEDAEGKTKYVVRPYTPISDPDSKGYFDLMIKIYPEGKMSQYFSKLNPGDVVEVKGPIEKIRYTPNMKKHIGMIAGGSGITPMLQVIEAILKNPDDNTKVSLIYANVSPDDILLKKKLDMLASSHPNLKVFYTVDNPSKYWVGGTGYISKDMASKGLPSPSDDTLILVCGPPGMMEHVSGGKAKDWSQGEVSGVLKELGYTEGMVYKF